A stretch of DNA from Lotus japonicus ecotype B-129 chromosome 4, LjGifu_v1.2:
TCACCAGAAGCAGCAAAAATAGATCCCCCCTGCAATTAAACAAGAATGTTTAAGCTCATACTTGATCATAAAATAACAAACAAATTAATGTGACAAAACAGTAAAGAAAAATCACACACCTGAGTATTAACAGCAATAGCATTATTCTCAGGGATAGGTGAAAGTGCACCCCAAGGACCTCTAAAAGACAACAGTGTGAGCATATAGAGGATTAACCAGGTAAccaaaacaaatgaaaaaattGAACTATGGTCAATATAACACATGTTACTAACTTTCTGCATATGTCTAGATTGTCAGAATAATCCCTTTTTGTGACAAGTTTCAAGTCAGGCAAATACCAAAAAACATTGACAATTGTAAAATCTTATAAGATAAATAAGAAATGTTTCAAGTCAAGCTTATCTCCAAGTTGCtttaaaatacaattttttaGTGCAATAAGCAATAGTATCAAGTAAGAAGCCTGAATGTACAGGAGTATAGTCAGAGAATATACAGGAAATATTAATCAAATAACAGTGAAATCAATAAGGAAACAGACATCTTCTACTTCAGCAGTAATCATAGAAAATGTCTAGTTAACAAAGCTGAAGGGTGCAATGATTCTTGAAGAACTCACTTCTGCTGAGGATTTACCACATCAAGTACAGGCTTGATATCATTTCCTGAAATATTAAGGAATGACATATATAAGACATTACAAAACATCAATTTAcaagtaaaaaataataatgacgTTAGGaatataatatgaaaaatcattcATGAGTCTGTACCCAACACTAAGGCTTTTGGGATAGTTAGTTCATAGAGACGACTTAGCAGAATGGAGGTGAACAGCACAATAACCTAGTCAAATCAAATGCAAAATATATTACCTAGCGAAGAACCAGAACAATTTGAGCTTGTAAGGCCATTCCATCTCCATCCTCGAACCCGACCATCATCACCACAACTGCAAGGCAAAGCTACTGTCAGGAGTAGTAGTGCCACATGGTAAATTAAACACCCTCATCTATTTTAATACAGTCAACATGTTCGTATCATGCACGTAGCGAGACACAATCATTTCCGCACACATACGAATTGTATAAACATTCCACGTCGAAAGTTAACACCAAATAAAAGAAAACCATTATCTCAGCAAACAAAGAAATCACTGAACAGCCAGCCAACAGGAATACCCTTCCCTCTAAAACAAAAGTATTACGTACATAGCAAGTTCACAAACTAGCTCATCATGCAATTGATTCCTTCAAAATCACACCAAAGAGTGCaaatacacattaaaaacataaaatgcATAGCATAGGTATAGTTTGAACCTCAGCAACAgagcatcttcaccatcaccATAGAATTTGACATCATACGCCGGTCCATCATGCGCTTTAAAGATACAATCCGGTTCAGCAAATAACCTAGATCAATAACACAATACATTCCATGTGAAAACACAattaaccctaaaaacactGAAATTAACTAAGCATAATAGCAGAACATGCACTTACTCATCTGTATCACTTTTGACAGAACCAATCGGCTGCAacaaatcacaaaaacaatgaAATCAGATTCAGTAGCTTCATCGAGTGGAAACAAAAAGCAGTGAAATGAAATGAGGtagttacattgttgaggttatagGCGGAGATGGAGTATGCGGCGATGGAACCGTCGCTGGATGCGGCGATGAGAGAGTGGAGGTTAGGGGTTTGCGGAGGAGCCCAGGCGGTTCGGAAAACGGTTTGCGTTTGAATCTCACGCTCCTTCAGGATGCTTTCTCTGTACGCATCTTCGTCCCAGTTGGTGGCGTCACCGCACATTGTACTTGTACAGTTGCACCTCGCTCACTCACTGCCACTTCTCTGTGACGGTTTCTTCagcttttctttctccttcgGTGGTTGACTCTGCCACCCTCCGCCGCCGCGCGTTTGATAAACAAGCAAATGTATTTCAACGACGACGTTTGGACTTTGGAGAGCATTCATACTTCtcatttccttttctttttcagtAATAATATTTAGCAATGATTTTTAAAGAAATGTCAACAAGGGTTTTATTTGTAGGTTAGAGTATTCGTCGCCGACAACAATGACTAATTTTTCATTGGGGTGCTTACATAAAACGATAAACGGTTCATCACAATATGTGTTATATTCTCATTAGTGATGATCGAATCTCAACCTCATGGTTAAGAGATGAAGTGAACTAACTACTATATCATTTtttattggcttaattgcacttttggtcccccaactatggccttcctgcgaaaatcgtccctaaacttcaaaattagcaaaactcgtccctcaactatacacacagttgcacttttggtcttccgTTAGCATTCCGTCAGAAAACTAACAGATTGGGACTAGTGACGGAGATAATCCGTCACAATTCACAATCCAGTCAccaaatttcttcatcttcctcaataTAACCACCACTCATCCCCCCCTCCTCATTCCTCactttctccatcttcatcaacctcAATCCCTCATCCTCCCCTCCCTTCTCCTTTCATTCCTCTTCACCCCTACCTCCCTCAACCATCAACACAAACTCTCCATACTGAAATTGAATTGGAGCGGATTGCTGGAGAGAAAGGGGTTTCAATCATCTCTGCCATCTGCCCTTCTGTTCTTGGTGTCGGAACCCCGCCACCACGCCTAGCCAGCAACCACCACGTCCTCCACCGATCCAAGCCCAGAAACGCCAACCTCCACCGATCCAAACCCAGAAACACCAGTGCTCCCCCCGACAACAACCGCAACCAGCACATAAACAAATCCCCCAAAACTCAATCAAAAATcaacatgaagaagatgaacaggcaAGTGGGAGGGAGAAACTGAAGAAGAACACAACCTCGACGCTCTCCCTCTCAATCCCGCGACACCACCACCTGAGATCGGAATCTTTTTCGCTGGAGCTACCCTTATTCATCTTCCCCATCGTGTTTGGCTTTCCATACGAGAATCGATGCACCACCGCGACACCAGATCTGCATCGCACTAACCCAGATCTCGTTTGATGGTTGAGGGAGGTAGTGGTGAAGAGGAATGAAAGGAGAAGGGAGGGGAGGATGAGGGATTgaggttgatgaagatggagaaagtGAGGAATGAGGAGGGGGAGGATGAGTGGTGGTTAtattgaggaagatgaagaaatttggTGACTGGATTGTGAATTGTGACGGATTATCTCCGTCACTAGTCCCAATCTGTTAGATTTCTGACGGAATGCTAAcggaagaccaaaagtgcaactgtgtgtatagttgagggacgagttttgctaattttgaagtttagggacgattttcgcaggaaggccatagttgggggaccaaaagtgcaattaagccttttttattttgttgataTTCTTATTGcactaataaataaattaagggCATGCTAGCATATTGCTACATGAGATAGTATATATTTTTGGGTAAAATTATATTCATTTTGATGTAGGTTAATTTTGATGTAggttaataatttaaatttaattgcaCTTCTTGTCCAATACCCTAGAATGTGTGGCTGATAGTTTTGTTGTAAGTAATTTTAGTCCACTATAAGTGAGTTGAGGACTACATTAGTTGACGATGATATATGCGGCTTCGTTTAAATAAAAGTTTGAGTGGACGTAAACATATATTCATCTAACGTTACAAGTAGGTTGTGTTCACTGAATTTATTTTGGAAAGCGGAATTCATACGTGAAATAACGTTGCAACTGACTTGAACAAAAAGCGAACACACACAACATTTTTGGAACCGATACTAATTGATGGTAAGTTGATGTTATAATTAAGTGGGCTAGAATTGTTGGTAGCTTTGGAGGATGGGGAGAGTCGTCGCTTCATGTAAATTCTGTTAGAAATCAACTATTGGGTGTAGAAAAATTGGCTTGTGGAGCTCAAGGTGGTTAGTAGGGATGTGAGCTTCGTTGCTGATCGCTTAGCTTTTTTGGGACCGAATTCGTCGCCTCCCAGGTTCAAGGTCTTCGAGTTGCCGCCTCTGGAGGTTCAACACTTGCTTTTAAGGGATGCTCTAGGAATTAGTTAGTTGTGGGTCTTCTTTATGTAATTTTCCgatgcagaaaaaaaaaattaaaccaacCATTTGCGTCTGATTAGATGATGCTAAATAGGTAAAAGTTGGGGCTAactataatgaaaaaaaaataatatatatatatatatatatacatatatatatataatagtgaTGTACAGGATAACTTAATTGTGCTAGTGTAAACTAGGACATTCAACTGAaactctttatttatttatagtttatatatatatatatatataatagtgaTGTACATGATAACTTAATTGTGCTAGTGTAAACCAGGACATTCAACTGAaactctttatttatttatagttTGTCTTTTATTGGGTTAGTTTCTCACGTTCCACATATGGGACCTGAAAAGCAAACCCCACTATCCCAAATTCCCTTACAATATTATAACAAGTGAGTTACACATAACCACACCAACCTAAGGAAACCATTTCATATTTTCCCAAGCATGATGCACATTTCTAAGAATTTATCACCCTGCAATTCTTCCTAATCTCTCCATCAGACCCAGTCTTTGGATTAATATTCCCCATCTTGATCATAGAATTGACAAAGTCTACAAAGAAAAGTGCAGCATTGTTGCTATAGCTTTGAACTAAAGGTTTGGTAGTTGAATTAGCGGCATCACTAGAAAACAGAATCTGATCAGAACTGAGAATGCCCTTTCCGCTGAGCAAGTTCTTGAAGTAGTGGTTGTCGAATAGATCCGACGAGTTCCGATCGAGGACCGCGGTTGTGTTTCCATCTCCATTTTGAGGACATAAATTTTGCAGATCGGTGAGCATGGTTGAGTCTAAGGTACTGTCTGGTGCACCTGTTCCTGAGAAGTTGGACAATCTGTTGCTGAAAAATACACACCTTGATCGGCCAATTGTATGAGCaccttcaaaattttaaaattgaaccaATGAGTAAATTAGTTAACAATACAAGAACAATTAAACTAACTTGAAATGTGTCCATATCCTTAATTAAATTTACTAGCTAGCTTTGAAGGGATTAGGATTCTAAGTTGTCCCTGGAAATTGTCATAACATGAGATTAGGATCCTGGAGTCCTCTCATGAGTCATGACATATAACAACGTCAAATGAAACATTTTGTGTATTTCTCTCGTTAGTATCATGTGAAATTTTCACATGAAAGGATTCTGATCCAGATCCTAATCTTTGACTATTTACAACATGTTTTGATCCAATTTTagtaattcattcataatcatTTTTCCCCTCACAAAAGCTATTTCTATTAGCTTCACAAAATTAGTTCTCTAAACATGGTAACATACCAAGTTTTCAAACACGTACTCCATCATTACCTGATAAAGAAACAACATCTGTGAGATTGAGGCCTACATTAGCAAATTTTGTAACGATTGAATCCaatggatcaaatggagaaggAAGCACTTGATTTGCCAATGATCCATTTGAGACTGTTCCATCTCTTCGTCCTAGCAGAACACTCCATGAAGGACCACCACTCTACAAAACATCAGGGGTGATATAATTATGGAAAACacaaagagtttaatggatatgcactgacagtgtaaaatagttttacacagtcatccaaccaaagcatgccacataggagagataattgcatttgactttaattttaattaaaagaataagatattttctgatttggcggaattcaattggatgtctgtgtaaaactattttacactgtcagtgcatatccattaaactcaaacaCAAATTTATCACTTCATAAAAACTTTAAGCCTATATCTAGATTCATTATAGATTTATTAGTCcatgtttggaaatcatttttaattgattctattatctaaaatcaattatggagaTAAGTCTTTGTAGATGGTTTCTGAGTGTCAGAATTAATTCCGAGAAGAATAAAAACTTAATCAAACATGTTATTATAGTTCATTGGAAAGTTATACCCTTCCAATAGTATAGGGATTTATACTATGAGATCTAGCTTGTATATCTAATTctgttataatttttttgttacttgTTGGCAACCATGTAGTAAGTTGTGATCAACTTTTCCAACTGGCTTGAGttatttatatttcatttcatgcaaaaacaataaaaaaattaatctatggATAATAGAGGGAATTGAATATAATTACTAGCAGAACAGAGTCTCTGGCAGCTATGGCTACTATATCAGCACAGGACACAACCCCATTACAAGCACTCTCCACTGAACTTTTGATTGTATCTATGACATCAAATCCCCTAACAGAGTTCAAGTTGGGAAGAGCAGACTTTTCAACATCATCACCACCATCTAGTAATATTGATCCATCACAACCCTGATAATGAAAGAAATTTGTAAGATATGATCAAATCAAAGACAAACTGTATCAATTGTGGTGTAACATATATGGTTGAAGGAACAATGCATACAGCATACATATAATAAATGAAACAATCATGTATATATGTTACTTAAACTTACATTGACAAAGCAATCATGAAAGTGAAGGCGAAGCAAAGAACCACCCATTCGCATTTCATTCATTAGAGCTTTTTTAACTTCTCTTCTTACTATTTTGAGAAGGCTAGGACATGAGGAGTTATAAAAATCTGTGGTGAGTTGGGACCTTACTGCCAAATGCAACAGGAGCATATTGATTAGCCAAAACCAAAAGTAGTAATAACTGCTTTTGCTACATGAACTCTTCATTGTTACTTTGCTAGTTCTAAGACAATTAAGCAAGGATAAAAATTATGCAAGAGGGCTAGGCCACGATGAATGTGGAAATGTAAAGGCTTAATTTATAGACAATGATACTAGAGATATTGAATTTATATATTCCCATATGGTCTCCACTTGACTTAATTTGCTTCTAAGTGCTGATCATGTTTGACTCAATTAACGAATActtaaataaacaaataaatgaatcTATCTTAAATTAATCAAACTCGTAAATTGGAGGAGTTAATATACTAGGCTAAGGTTTAAACTGAGTTAATGAAAGTTCCTAGCTAGTTAGACACCACTACAAGAAAACAATTGAATACCCAAGGAAAGTTACACACACAACACATCATATCACTTGTCTTCCGGCATACTCCGGAATTACGTGCTGAGACACCCCGCACATCGGGCCCTCACATTCACCTAACCCACTTTCATTACCTACTATTGTAATAAGTATAACTCTcttatacttcatttcaatatattttttgacttataaaaaaaagtaggAATAAGTATGGGTGTTTGTGTTCTGTTTTTTAGTTTAATGGTGCCTTGTTGCGGCTAATAACCCTAGTGCTTCACTTGAACAttgggcttataaaaaaaagtgagagaACACCTCCTAAACCACTACAACTCTCTTACGCATTGTTTGTTTGtgtagagtttcaagagagagagagttagaagagagggaGTTAGGGAAGAGATTGGGTGTTCCACCCTCGTTTGGTTGGCAGAGGGAGAGAAGAGACAAGATCTGAAATGTGGGACCCATGGCCTTTTTTAGGTCTCTTATATTTGCGAAGAGAGGGGAGGGGCTTTCACTAATTTTTTTACTTACCAATTTTACCCttggtttttctttcttttctagcATGTTAATTGCACTGCACTTTGGACTGTGGATTGACAAATCATTTCCGAAATAAATTAGATTGCttgtataaataattttctATTCTCCAAATTGtagatttcatttttttctaaaaaaagttTTTGCTGGAGGTAATTATCTACATTAAATTTAGTTGTTTAAactgaaaataataataataataataataataataataataataatgttggGTTAAAATGTCATTTCATACAAAATTAATCTTCTCTTTTTTCACTCTCTATTCAACCAAACAAAGGGAGAGAGAAGCCacgtcattctttctcttcattCTCTCTTCTCAACTCTCTCTACTagtctactctatttctcacccatttctctctactctatttctctcttttaaACTCTCTCTACTCTATCTCtatcttctctaccaaacaaagcattagaGTGATGTAATAGAAGTGATAAACCTTCAATTAATGAGTTCATTATCCATCTTAAAATGCTAGTGTGTTGTTATGCTGGCAAGCTTCAGTGTGCTCGTTATCACATTCTATTAATCTATTCCATGTAATTGACAATTAAGTTTCCCGCCGCCTCTAAAGTTCATGAATCTCATGACACTTCAAtagtatataataataatagtataaCCTTAATTTCAGTTTTTGTGCATGCATACATCAAGAATATCCtcagttttatttattttaatcacCCCAATTTTACTTAATAAATACACTCATGCATGGTGCTTCTTACTTTAACTAGCTTCCCATGCTAACTTTATATCGGAGTCCAATCAGAGTTCTTCCTGTTGGGCTGAAAGTGGATGGCTATTTGATCCATTCACGGTTTATGTGAGCATTATATGCGCTGGAAACTTGTCCTTACTATATCTATTCAATGAGAAATTACAAACAATTCACAGCAATAAATAgataattgaattttttaaatatttagttgATGGTTTGATCCCTAAACGGTGTGTATTGAAAATGATTCGTTAGGAGACGCATAAATATTTTTGTGATCTTCGAGTTTTGAGAAGATTAATTTCATGACTGTCagttgtaaaaaataaaatattaaatgtgaAATTTTCTTTAATTGTATTTGGCAGACCCACTTATGGATACAGAATTCCACTTTTCTACAACTACCTCTTGACCTCTTCTAGCAAATCAAGTTAATTAAATAACACCTTCAAGCAGACCCAAGAAATTCCATTATAACAATATATGAATTCTTTTTTATAAGCGAAATTTTATTGTATAAAAGTAGAATGGACATTTTAACATAATACAGAAgaaaaataagatttttttttgtcaaaagataGTTTTGAAAAGCCTCAAGAGATGCTACAACAACTTAaacagacaaaaaaaaaacaaggcaAAAAGCAACCAGGCCCAACAGTAAAGAGTTCCTAATAATATCAGAGTGTGTAAGTAAACTCTAAATTtatatggatttttttttacatggcaGGGCAAGGCACAAACTACAATGAGGGAGCACGAAGGGAGCCAGGGAGGCCTTTGAGGCGTATATCTGGACGATGTCTTCGGTGGGTTGGTTCAAAAATGAATCACGGTGATATAGTTACTATTCCCCACTTAAGTTacgaaaatacccattttgtctTTTCACTTCCCTTCTTTCTCCTTTACTCTCAGCCTCTCCTAGCTAGTATCCAGCGACACGCGCCGCCGCCGCCTCCAACCCCTGCTCCAGCCTTCCACAGTCTCCTCTTATCTATCATCCTTCATTCCTTCTATGGATCCTCTCCCCCACCTAGCCATTTCACCATTTGTAGCATGTAGATTTTGCACATAGTTGAAGAACCCTCCAAAGTTGAAGCTTCCACGAAATGTCTTTTGAGAAAAGCTGGCATCCGcaaaaagaaagttgaaaaccACACGGGCATTATTCTAAAACtctgataaaaaaaaagcaCTCAACAACCAAATGCTTAATATCTTAAGAAGGATAACTAGACATTGTACCTGttctgaatcaattttccaaaacaTGGTCAACCCAAAACAATGAATCACATCAATTATACAACAAACAAAATCATAATTCCCAGAAACAAGAGACGAGCTTGctttccagaaaaaaaaaaacaagagctTTAATTCCTTTTTGTTTAATTCTAATTCTCTTTCAATTGAGTAGAGAGAGAAAAACTACACAATGTGCATAAAAATGAAGCCTTTATCATCAAAATGTAAAAGAAAatagtgaattttcagagtttgctGGAAATAGCCAGAATTGAGGCAGGCAGAGAGAGAAGCATGgagaaaaattgaaactttaTGCAAAGAAAGAGGGGGATTGCTTGCACAgttatagagaaaaaaagaaaaggagaaaaggaggaggaaggagggCTGCAGTGGCAGCACCGTGGACCAAACAGTGGTTAAGGACGGTGGTTCGGCGGAGGGAGAGAGTTGCACGGTGGTGATTCAGTATGGTGGGAAGGAGCTGCGGGTTGGGGATTTAACGAGAGGGAACAATGGTTGTTGGTGGCTTCGCCATTGAGCTTGAACGACGGTGGTGCTGGGCAAGGAAAATGAAAGACAGAGAAGAACATTCTGGAGAAGAAAAGAGGGTAAAATTGGAAATAAGCTATTAAAGTTAATTGAATCTGAaccgttaattttttaattaatatatcaaaGGTGTATATTGAGCTGAACTACGGTGATTCAGTTTTTAACTGTCACACCGAAGCCAACACCGTATATCTGTTATatttctgtaattttttttgaagggCCATCAACTTTCCAACAATGGCTGCCGGAGGATTACACCTGATGGAAGATGGATTTTTGTTGTTTATTATAGTGGTGGTGATGGATTTTTGTTGTTTATTATAGGCCTTTGAGGCGTATATCTGTTATATTGTCTGTTTTacattatttagaaaaaaaagcttaaagggtccaaaggcccctgaaattacaaagggaatcaaatccaggacctagaaaatttttgcatcaaat
This window harbors:
- the LOC130714616 gene encoding peroxidase N yields the protein MKSSCSKSSYYYFWFWLINMLLLHLAVRSQLTTDFYNSSCPSLLKIVRREVKKALMNEMRMGGSLLRLHFHDCFVNGCDGSILLDGGDDVEKSALPNLNSVRGFDVIDTIKSSVESACNGVVSCADIVAIAARDSVLLSGGPSWSVLLGRRDGTVSNGSLANQVLPSPFDPLDSIVTKFANVGLNLTDVVSLSGAHTIGRSRCVFFSNRLSNFSGTGAPDSTLDSTMLTDLQNLCPQNGDGNTTAVLDRNSSDLFDNHYFKNLLSGKGILSSDQILFSSDAANSTTKPLVQSYSNNAALFFVDFVNSMIKMGNINPKTGSDGEIRKNCRVINS